A single region of the Variovorax paradoxus genome encodes:
- a CDS encoding peroxiredoxin, producing MARPILSRIALVSVAAFMAFPASAALDIGDPVPKFTANAALGGKTFRYSLADALAKGPVVLYFFPAADSSDCSIEAHAFAEAVDQFAALGATVIGVSADDIDTLSKFSVKSCQSRFPVASDESKTVINGFDALMQTRPDFANRLSYVIAPNGTVAYYYQNLNPDKHVERMLNALRALPRTSAPR from the coding sequence ATGGCAAGACCGATCCTCTCACGCATTGCACTGGTGTCGGTCGCCGCGTTCATGGCGTTTCCCGCCAGCGCCGCCCTCGACATCGGCGACCCGGTCCCCAAGTTCACGGCCAACGCCGCGCTCGGCGGCAAGACATTCCGCTATTCGCTGGCGGACGCTCTGGCCAAGGGGCCCGTGGTGTTGTACTTCTTTCCGGCGGCCGACTCCAGCGACTGCTCCATCGAAGCCCATGCGTTTGCCGAAGCCGTCGACCAATTCGCCGCCCTCGGCGCCACGGTCATCGGTGTTTCCGCGGACGACATCGACACGCTCTCGAAGTTCTCGGTCAAGTCGTGCCAAAGTCGCTTTCCCGTGGCCTCGGACGAATCGAAGACGGTAATCAACGGGTTCGACGCCCTGATGCAGACGCGGCCGGACTTTGCCAACCGCCTCTCCTACGTGATTGCGCCGAACGGCACGGTGGCTTACTACTACCAGAACCTGAACCCGGACAAGCACGTGGAGCGCATGCTCAACGCGCTGCGCGCGCTGCCGCGCACCAGCGCGCCGAGGTAG
- a CDS encoding sterol desaturase family protein, whose translation MAQTFTNLSALQVMCWGLAFFGSIYLGFGALNWLLTRRVLPALGIGRVLDPRPLQPGQLRRELTQSGVSVLVFGLGMVFPWGLLQLGWARLDGDAGWRQIALEIVVLAVWNDVHFWFNHRVLHMRWLRRFHGPHHRSVVTTPWATYSFHPVEAVMLGNVILLPMLLHDFSFWSLAAVPLFSLFFNSIGHSNYDFFPGVSYSHWFAASRRHHLHHACHGGNYGFQFTFMDRLFGTRIAADAAEPQFQAFQDKQQRQQQHGTPA comes from the coding sequence ATGGCGCAAACCTTTACAAATTTGTCCGCCCTCCAGGTGATGTGCTGGGGGCTGGCGTTTTTCGGCTCGATCTATCTGGGGTTCGGCGCACTCAACTGGCTGTTGACCCGCCGGGTGCTGCCGGCGCTCGGAATCGGGCGGGTGCTCGACCCGCGTCCGCTGCAGCCGGGGCAATTGCGCCGCGAACTGACGCAGTCGGGCGTTTCGGTGCTAGTTTTCGGGCTGGGCATGGTGTTTCCGTGGGGCTTGCTTCAGCTGGGCTGGGCGCGGCTCGACGGCGATGCGGGCTGGCGGCAGATCGCGCTTGAGATCGTGGTGCTGGCGGTCTGGAACGACGTGCATTTCTGGTTCAACCATCGCGTGCTTCACATGCGGTGGCTGCGGCGCTTTCACGGGCCGCATCACCGCTCGGTGGTGACAACGCCCTGGGCCACGTACAGCTTTCATCCGGTCGAGGCAGTGATGCTCGGCAACGTGATCCTGCTGCCGATGCTGCTGCACGACTTCAGCTTCTGGTCGCTTGCCGCGGTGCCGCTGTTCAGCCTGTTCTTCAACAGCATCGGTCATTCGAACTACGACTTTTTCCCGGGGGTGTCTTACAGCCACTGGTTCGCCGCCAGCCGGCGGCACCATTTGCACCACGCCTGCCACGGCGGGAACTACGGCTTCCAGTTCACTTTCATGGACCGGTTGTTCGGCACGCGCATCGCCGCCGATGCGGCCGAGCCGCAGTTCCAGGCTTTTCAAGACAAGCAGCAACGCCAACAGCAGCATGGCACGCCGGCCTGA
- a CDS encoding beta-ketoacyl-ACP synthase III, with translation MPVPFQRVYIESAGYYMPGEPIPNERMDAYIAPLNRMSERIKRRILAENGILTRHYAIDEEGMTRETNAQLAAGAIRDCLQRGGAELSRVSLLASGSSGGDTLMPGFANMIQGELAAAPMETLSVHGICAAGVSAIQSAAQGIELGAHRSALAVASEMPSRLFKRSRFAARGYETDFDSHFLRWMLSDGAGALLLSDGTPRLAGNPGLRLRLKWVHQRAFSGDYPVCMQLGLTEDRARGHLDYGSWAEAEAAGALSLRQDIRLLPHLFDIGIHEYATLVRDGWVDPKRVDHFLCHYSSEKFIPVVEDLMTKADLAIPRERWWSNLAWRGNTGAASILIMLSEFLHTKTLKPGEQIFCYVPESGRFMAAYMLLEVEAADATAQAVSSPRAAAETAPADDEMAIAPPHDPAAAPEGLGALLTELAGIWHDYRSKVWRTPLIRQIRERRFALPDYLNWMEQWIPQVREGSRWMREGAASLTGPYKTLAALIDVHAGEEQDDFNILFSDYRKAGGTVAEIGELRRNPGGEALNAYLHGLAATRDPIGLLGAVYIIEGTGQRIVPALLPLIKAGLKLPPDAFRFLEYHGHNDENHLNRWLAAVEMVMAVEAGKDDQGGKGQGRAARQIINTARHTAALYLMQFQQITERMSHEPNA, from the coding sequence ATGCCTGTTCCATTTCAACGCGTCTACATCGAGAGCGCCGGCTACTACATGCCCGGCGAACCCATTCCCAACGAGCGCATGGACGCCTACATTGCGCCGCTCAACCGCATGTCGGAGCGCATCAAGCGGCGCATCCTGGCCGAGAACGGGATCCTCACGCGGCACTACGCAATCGACGAGGAGGGCATGACGCGTGAAACCAATGCGCAGCTTGCGGCGGGCGCGATCCGCGATTGCCTGCAGCGCGGCGGGGCCGAGCTTTCGCGTGTGTCGCTGCTGGCCAGCGGATCTTCGGGTGGCGACACGCTCATGCCGGGCTTTGCCAACATGATCCAGGGCGAACTGGCGGCAGCGCCGATGGAGACCTTGTCGGTGCACGGCATCTGCGCCGCGGGCGTGTCGGCCATCCAGTCGGCCGCGCAAGGTATTGAGTTGGGCGCGCACCGCAGCGCGCTTGCGGTGGCGAGCGAAATGCCGTCGCGGCTTTTCAAGCGCTCGCGTTTCGCGGCCCGTGGCTATGAAACGGACTTCGACTCGCACTTTCTGCGATGGATGCTTTCGGATGGTGCGGGCGCGCTGCTGCTCTCCGACGGCACGCCCCGGCTGGCCGGCAACCCCGGGTTGCGTTTGCGGCTGAAATGGGTGCACCAGCGTGCGTTCTCGGGCGACTACCCGGTGTGCATGCAGCTGGGCCTGACCGAAGACCGCGCCCGCGGCCATCTGGACTACGGCTCCTGGGCCGAGGCGGAAGCGGCCGGGGCCTTGTCGCTGCGGCAGGACATTCGCCTGCTGCCGCACCTGTTCGACATCGGCATCCACGAATACGCGACGCTGGTGCGCGATGGCTGGGTCGACCCGAAGCGGGTCGACCATTTCCTGTGCCATTACTCGTCGGAAAAATTCATTCCAGTGGTCGAAGACCTGATGACGAAGGCCGACCTCGCCATTCCGCGCGAACGGTGGTGGAGCAACCTTGCCTGGCGCGGGAACACCGGCGCGGCGTCGATTCTTATCATGCTGTCGGAGTTCTTGCACACCAAGACGCTGAAGCCCGGCGAACAGATCTTCTGCTACGTGCCGGAGTCGGGACGCTTCATGGCGGCCTACATGCTGCTGGAGGTCGAGGCTGCCGATGCGACTGCCCAAGCGGTGTCCAGCCCACGCGCGGCCGCCGAAACCGCGCCGGCCGACGACGAGATGGCGATTGCGCCGCCGCACGATCCGGCCGCCGCACCCGAAGGCCTGGGCGCGCTGCTGACCGAACTGGCCGGCATCTGGCACGACTACCGCTCGAAGGTGTGGCGCACACCGCTGATCCGCCAGATTCGCGAGCGCCGCTTCGCGCTGCCCGACTACCTGAACTGGATGGAGCAGTGGATTCCGCAGGTGCGCGAAGGCAGCCGCTGGATGCGCGAAGGCGCCGCTTCGCTGACGGGGCCCTACAAGACGCTTGCCGCGCTGATCGACGTGCATGCGGGCGAAGAGCAGGACGACTTCAACATTCTCTTCAGCGACTACCGCAAGGCCGGCGGCACCGTGGCCGAGATCGGCGAGTTGCGCCGCAACCCGGGCGGGGAGGCGCTCAACGCCTATCTTCATGGCCTGGCTGCCACGCGCGACCCCATCGGGCTGCTGGGGGCGGTCTACATCATCGAAGGCACGGGCCAGCGCATCGTGCCGGCGCTGCTTCCGCTGATCAAGGCCGGCCTGAAGCTGCCGCCGGATGCGTTCCGCTTTCTCGAGTACCACGGCCACAACGATGAGAACCACCTGAACCGATGGCTTGCCGCCGTCGAGATGGTGATGGCCGTGGAGGCGGGCAAAGACGACCAAGGCGGCAAAGGGCAGGGCCGCGCAGCCCGGCAGATCATCAACACGGCGCGCCATACGGCTGCGCTTTACTTGATGCAGTTTCAGCAAATCACGGAGCGAATGTCACATGAGCCGAACGCCTGA
- a CDS encoding ZIP family metal transporter has product MQRTDLSARQWIGLAIVSAGALALAFRFREFVRADPVVWRALVGGSVAALATALGTLPVLFSQKLPERLQDTLFGFGAGVMLAACAFSLIIPGLEAARTAEMFGGGSWAAGGVMASAILLGGIALMLLDRVLPHEHFIKGLEGQTAHRLRRTWLFVFAIALHNLPEGLAIGVGYAAGNGLRADALATGIAIQDVPEGLVVAVALLAAGYRRGFAVFIGMFSGVVEPLGAVLGAAVVGHSVLLLPWGLGFAAGAMLFVISHEIIPESHRKGHESFATSGLMLGFVLMMLLDTALG; this is encoded by the coding sequence ACCGATCTCTCGGCACGCCAATGGATCGGTCTGGCAATCGTCTCTGCCGGCGCGCTTGCGCTGGCCTTCCGGTTTCGCGAATTCGTTCGCGCGGACCCGGTCGTCTGGCGCGCCTTGGTGGGCGGTTCGGTTGCGGCGCTGGCCACTGCGCTGGGCACGCTGCCGGTGCTGTTTTCGCAGAAGCTCCCTGAACGGTTGCAGGACACGCTGTTCGGCTTTGGCGCTGGCGTAATGCTGGCCGCCTGCGCCTTCTCGCTGATCATCCCCGGCCTGGAGGCGGCGCGAACGGCGGAAATGTTCGGCGGCGGCAGCTGGGCCGCTGGCGGCGTGATGGCCTCGGCCATCCTGCTGGGCGGGATCGCGCTGATGCTGCTGGATCGCGTGCTGCCGCACGAGCACTTCATCAAGGGGCTGGAGGGCCAGACTGCGCACAGGCTGCGGCGCACCTGGCTTTTCGTGTTTGCCATTGCGCTGCACAACCTGCCGGAAGGCCTGGCGATCGGCGTCGGCTATGCGGCCGGCAACGGGTTGCGCGCCGACGCACTGGCCACCGGCATCGCCATCCAGGACGTGCCCGAAGGCCTGGTGGTGGCCGTGGCGCTGCTGGCGGCGGGCTACAGACGCGGGTTCGCGGTCTTCATCGGAATGTTTTCAGGGGTGGTCGAACCTTTGGGCGCGGTATTGGGCGCTGCCGTGGTGGGGCACTCGGTCTTGCTTCTGCCTTGGGGGCTCGGCTTTGCGGCTGGGGCCATGCTGTTCGTGATCAGCCACGAGATCATTCCGGAGTCGCACCGCAAGGGGCACGAAAGCTTCGCGACCAGCGGGCTGATGCTCGGCTTCGTGCTGATGATGCTGCTGGACACGGCGCTGGGGTAG
- a CDS encoding aldehyde dehydrogenase family protein codes for MQLNFIANADVPSSSGRTLQVLDPSDGQPFDEIQRSNAADIDSAVRAARDCFEGVWHKVSAADRGRLLYKLSQKIAEHVDELALLEQRDCGKPVKQARADAVALVRYFEFYAGACDKLHGETIPYQDGYSVFTWREPHGVTGHIIPWNYPMQIFGRSVGGALAAGNVCVVKPAEDACLSLIRVAQLAAEVGFPAGALNIVTGYGHEVGDALARHEGIDHISFTGSPKIGTLIQQVAAERHCPVTLELGGKSPQIIFADADLDAAIPVIINAIVQNAGQTCSAGSRVLIQRGIYEPLLERLGHAFEALRVGPAAMDLDVGPLIRQTQQQRVWDFLSDAQVAGIPMVAHGVVVDEAPETGFYQAPTLLRDVPVNHRLAQEEVFGPVLAAMQFADEDEAVALANATQFGLVAGVWTADGARQFRMAKRVRSGQVFINNYGAGGGVELPFGGVKSSGYGREKGFEALYGFTTLKTVAIKHG; via the coding sequence ATGCAACTCAACTTCATCGCCAACGCCGACGTCCCGTCTTCCTCCGGCCGCACCCTGCAGGTGCTCGACCCCTCCGACGGCCAGCCTTTCGACGAAATCCAACGCAGCAATGCGGCCGACATCGACTCCGCCGTGCGCGCGGCGCGAGATTGCTTCGAGGGCGTGTGGCACAAGGTGAGCGCAGCCGACCGCGGCCGCCTGCTCTACAAGCTTTCGCAGAAGATTGCCGAGCACGTCGACGAGCTGGCCCTGCTCGAGCAGCGCGACTGCGGCAAGCCTGTGAAGCAGGCGCGTGCCGACGCGGTGGCGCTGGTGCGCTATTTCGAGTTCTATGCCGGCGCCTGCGACAAGCTGCATGGCGAGACCATTCCCTACCAGGACGGCTACAGCGTTTTCACCTGGCGCGAGCCGCACGGTGTCACGGGCCACATCATTCCCTGGAACTACCCGATGCAGATTTTCGGGCGCAGCGTGGGCGGCGCCCTGGCCGCCGGCAACGTGTGCGTGGTGAAGCCGGCCGAAGACGCCTGCCTTTCGCTGATTCGCGTGGCGCAGCTTGCGGCCGAAGTCGGTTTTCCGGCGGGCGCGCTCAACATCGTCACCGGCTACGGCCACGAGGTGGGCGACGCGCTCGCGCGGCATGAAGGCATCGACCACATCAGCTTTACCGGCAGTCCGAAGATCGGCACGCTCATCCAGCAGGTGGCGGCCGAGCGGCATTGCCCGGTCACGCTCGAACTGGGCGGCAAGAGCCCGCAGATCATCTTTGCCGATGCCGACCTCGACGCGGCCATTCCGGTGATCATCAACGCCATCGTGCAGAACGCCGGCCAGACCTGCTCAGCGGGTTCGCGCGTGCTGATCCAGCGCGGCATCTACGAACCGCTGCTCGAACGCCTCGGCCATGCATTCGAGGCCCTGCGCGTCGGCCCCGCGGCCATGGACCTCGACGTGGGCCCGCTGATCCGCCAGACCCAGCAGCAGCGCGTGTGGGATTTCCTGAGCGACGCCCAAGTGGCCGGCATCCCAATGGTGGCCCACGGGGTCGTGGTCGACGAAGCACCCGAAACCGGCTTCTACCAGGCCCCCACCCTGCTGCGCGACGTGCCGGTGAACCACCGCCTGGCACAGGAAGAAGTGTTCGGCCCGGTGCTTGCCGCGATGCAGTTCGCCGATGAGGACGAAGCGGTGGCGCTGGCCAACGCGACGCAGTTCGGCCTTGTTGCAGGTGTGTGGACGGCCGACGGCGCACGCCAGTTCCGCATGGCCAAGCGCGTGCGCAGCGGCCAGGTGTTCATCAACAACTACGGTGCGGGCGGCGGCGTGGAGCTGCCGTTCGGCGGGGTCAAGTCGTCGGGCTACGGACGCGAAAAGGGCTTTGAGGCGCTTTACGGCTTCACCACCCTCAAGACCGTCGCCATCAAGCACGGTTGA
- a CDS encoding fatty acid desaturase: MARRPDALRRPARLRHWRDWQSLAYLLALPALAAWQWMHGFSVLLYGLMLFLTLGVGVIHHNHVHLRMWRGRRMNRLTDFWITLLQGHPTFVFWPAHVANHHRHRHGPRDVARTYRFGGDTNHLRGYLLHPFQAVWVLMPVFFGWLGRLRRHRPGAWGYCMAQYALWLGSWSALLLLDWRKALLFVIVPQLHGLHWLLATNYLQHAHADGRRQVPNAEARRDTAGTRLNYARNFEGLVNPLLFNIGLHTAHHENPHVHWSELTQLHRTRYRAQVDPALNEQGLVPYMVRVFVLGALWPRFRSRSLMPPVPLVPPESSTH; encoded by the coding sequence ATGGCACGCCGGCCTGACGCATTGCGCCGGCCGGCACGCCTGCGCCATTGGCGCGACTGGCAGAGCCTTGCCTATCTGCTGGCGCTTCCGGCGCTGGCGGCTTGGCAGTGGATGCATGGCTTTTCCGTGCTGCTCTATGGCTTGATGCTGTTTCTGACGCTGGGCGTGGGCGTGATCCACCACAACCACGTGCATTTGCGCATGTGGCGCGGGCGGCGCATGAACCGGCTTACCGACTTCTGGATCACGCTGCTGCAGGGGCACCCGACCTTCGTTTTCTGGCCCGCGCATGTGGCCAACCACCATCGCCACCGGCATGGGCCGCGGGACGTGGCGCGCACCTATCGCTTCGGCGGCGACACCAACCACTTGCGCGGCTACCTGCTGCATCCGTTCCAGGCGGTGTGGGTTCTGATGCCCGTGTTCTTCGGCTGGCTCGGGCGACTTCGCAGGCACCGGCCGGGGGCATGGGGCTATTGCATGGCGCAGTACGCGCTGTGGCTCGGCAGCTGGAGCGCGCTGCTGCTGCTCGACTGGCGCAAGGCCCTGCTGTTCGTGATCGTGCCGCAGTTGCATGGGCTGCACTGGTTGCTGGCCACCAACTATCTGCAGCACGCGCATGCGGACGGACGCAGGCAAGTGCCGAACGCAGAGGCGCGGCGCGATACCGCGGGTACCCGCTTGAACTACGCACGCAATTTCGAAGGGCTGGTGAACCCATTGCTGTTCAACATCGGCCTGCACACCGCACATCACGAGAACCCGCATGTCCACTGGTCCGAGCTCACGCAATTGCACCGCACGCGCTACCGCGCGCAGGTCGATCCCGCACTCAATGAGCAAGGACTGGTGCCCTACATGGTTCGCGTGTTCGTGCTCGGAGCGTTGTGGCCGCGCTTTCGCAGCCGCTCGCTGATGCCACCCGTGCCTTTGGTGCCGCCCGAGTCTTCAACCCACTGA
- a CDS encoding phospholipase D family protein: MNACSRLLRICLAGAVIALLAACGSLPPARERAAVTAAAADSSTTLARIAAASTPPGEHSGFRLMPLGVYSLDARVQLARRAQRSLVVQYYQFENDATGRLLMRALREAAARGVKVRLLVDDLYTVKSQQLLLALSETPNVEVRLFNPFCCGRNGFLSRFAASPHEIGRLNHRMHNKLFIADGVMAVVGGRNIADEYFVLSEAQNFIDMDALVVGKVLPQLESIFDAYWNSKQVWPVADIVRGEGGRMPTTADFDAWIGMAAAPPRVVLPPSDILGYGPIAEELDGGRMGLLWGEARAIADPPTKPTTMTADEAIATSVTMQVWTLLMDAKIQVDLTSPYLVPGERGMAAFEDLAKRNVKLTLLTNSLAANDEPLVHTGYARYRERLLKGGADLYELSPQRTTAGERFGMFGKSLGRLHSKTAAIDKTRIFIGSMNLDPRSASQNTEMGLVVDSPQLAREMLRVINISKLQNSYRLRLAKDTGTLQWLTSDGEKEVILTSEPESTFFQRLHNLIIAPLVPEMLL, translated from the coding sequence ATGAATGCCTGTTCTCGGCTTCTTCGAATCTGCCTCGCGGGCGCTGTGATCGCGTTGCTGGCGGCCTGCGGCTCCTTGCCACCTGCGCGCGAGCGGGCGGCGGTGACGGCGGCAGCGGCGGATTCCTCCACCACGCTCGCAAGGATCGCGGCGGCCTCGACGCCGCCTGGGGAGCATTCGGGCTTCCGGCTGATGCCTCTCGGCGTGTATTCGCTGGACGCGCGCGTGCAGCTTGCCCGGCGCGCCCAGCGGTCGCTGGTGGTTCAGTACTACCAGTTCGAGAACGACGCTACCGGGCGCCTCCTGATGCGCGCATTGCGCGAGGCGGCGGCCCGCGGCGTGAAGGTGCGGCTGCTGGTGGACGATCTCTACACGGTGAAGAGCCAGCAGCTGCTGCTGGCGCTTTCCGAAACGCCCAATGTGGAGGTGCGGTTGTTCAACCCGTTCTGCTGCGGGCGCAACGGCTTTCTATCGCGCTTCGCGGCGTCGCCGCACGAAATAGGGCGGCTCAACCACCGCATGCACAACAAGCTCTTCATTGCCGACGGGGTGATGGCAGTGGTGGGCGGGCGCAACATCGCCGACGAGTATTTCGTGCTGAGCGAGGCGCAGAACTTCATCGACATGGACGCGCTGGTGGTGGGCAAGGTGCTGCCGCAGCTGGAGTCGATTTTCGATGCCTACTGGAACAGCAAGCAGGTGTGGCCCGTGGCGGACATCGTCCGGGGCGAGGGCGGACGCATGCCCACCACCGCGGACTTCGACGCCTGGATCGGCATGGCGGCGGCGCCACCGAGGGTCGTGCTGCCGCCTTCCGACATCCTGGGCTACGGGCCTATTGCCGAAGAGCTCGACGGCGGCCGCATGGGGCTTTTGTGGGGCGAGGCCCGGGCCATTGCCGACCCGCCCACCAAGCCGACCACCATGACGGCGGACGAAGCCATTGCCACCAGCGTGACGATGCAGGTCTGGACGCTGTTGATGGACGCCAAGATCCAGGTCGACCTGACATCGCCGTACCTGGTGCCAGGCGAACGCGGCATGGCAGCCTTCGAAGACCTTGCAAAGCGGAACGTGAAGCTCACCTTGCTCACCAATTCGCTGGCCGCCAACGACGAGCCGCTGGTGCACACCGGCTACGCGCGCTATCGCGAGCGGCTGCTCAAGGGCGGGGCCGACCTGTACGAACTGAGCCCGCAGCGCACCACCGCGGGCGAGCGCTTCGGCATGTTCGGCAAATCGCTCGGGCGGTTGCACTCCAAGACGGCGGCCATCGACAAGACGCGCATCTTCATCGGCTCGATGAACCTCGATCCACGCTCGGCGAGCCAGAACACCGAGATGGGCCTGGTGGTCGACAGCCCTCAGCTGGCGCGGGAGATGCTGCGCGTCATCAACATCAGCAAGCTGCAGAACTCGTACCGCCTGCGCCTTGCCAAGGACACCGGCACGCTGCAGTGGCTTACGAGCGACGGAGAAAAGGAAGTCATCCTGACCTCGGAGCCGGAGTCGACCTTCTTCCAGCGGCTGCACAACCTGATCATTGCGCCTCTTGTCCCTGAAATGCTGCTGTAG